A single genomic interval of Lacrimispora sphenoides JCM 1415 harbors:
- a CDS encoding response regulator transcription factor, which translates to MIKVLIADDQELIRQSLQIVLNSRQDMTVTDVAADGQEVIRCVRKNVPDVILMDVRMPKMDGVQCTKIIKESYPQIKIIILTTFDDDEYVYNALKYGASGYMLKGVSMDELVGAITTVYNGWAMINPDIATKVLRFFSQMAQADDTISVREKNMDELTRTEWKIIAQVEKGASNKEIAKALNLSEGTVRNYLSTILNKLDLRDRTQLAIWAVQTNVRKRIET; encoded by the coding sequence ATGATTAAAGTATTGATTGCGGATGATCAGGAATTGATTCGTCAGAGCCTGCAGATCGTATTAAACAGCAGGCAGGACATGACGGTGACCGATGTGGCCGCAGACGGCCAGGAGGTGATCCGGTGCGTGAGGAAGAACGTGCCGGATGTGATTTTAATGGATGTGCGGATGCCAAAGATGGACGGAGTGCAGTGCACAAAGATCATTAAGGAAAGCTATCCCCAGATCAAGATCATTATACTGACCACCTTTGATGATGACGAATACGTGTATAACGCGTTAAAATACGGGGCTAGCGGGTACATGCTGAAAGGGGTTTCCATGGATGAGCTGGTAGGAGCCATTACAACGGTTTACAATGGCTGGGCAATGATCAATCCGGATATTGCAACAAAAGTACTGCGTTTCTTTTCTCAGATGGCCCAGGCGGATGATACCATTTCTGTCCGGGAGAAAAATATGGATGAACTGACCAGAACGGAATGGAAGATCATTGCCCAGGTGGAGAAGGGGGCCAGCAATAAGGAAATAGCAAAGGCCTTGAACCTTTCTGAGGGAACTGTCCGCAATTACTTGAGTACGATTTTAAACAAGCTGGATTTAAGGGACCGCACCCAGCTGGCGATCTGGGCTGTCCAGACCAATGTAAGGAAGCGGATAGAAACTTAA
- a CDS encoding sugar ABC transporter ATP-binding protein yields MSEKILLQMKNIHKSFPGVKALLGVDLELRTGEVHALLGENGAGKSTLIKVLGGIYIAEEGEIFIDGQKVIIDGVNTSHENGISIIHQELVLVPHMTVAENIFLGREPGKGGWINHEAMEKDAQELLDDYHMNIHADALVKNLTIAQQQMVEIVKAISYHSKILVMDEPTSSISDKEVEFLFKTMRALTKKGVGIIYISHKMDELEQICDRVTVLRDGAFVGTEVVKDTTRDKLIAMMVGRELTKYYTRDYLEPGEVVLKCENIADGNMVKGASFELRKGEIIGFAGLVGAGRSEAIKCIFGLTAGSTGTIYVEGREVKIKSPVDAMKYGIALVPEDRKQEGIYKVQTVRFNSTIEVLKSFIKGIWVDSKKEEKITQEYIDLMDTRTPSQEQLMGNLSGGNQQKVMIGRWLATSPKILILDEPTRGVDVGAKSEIYGIMNELVKDGMSIIMISSELPEILNMSDRVYVMCDGRITGCFSHEESVTQEEIMKLAAK; encoded by the coding sequence ATGAGCGAAAAGATTCTGCTTCAGATGAAAAATATCCATAAATCCTTTCCGGGAGTAAAGGCGCTTCTAGGAGTGGATTTAGAACTCCGTACCGGTGAAGTCCATGCGCTTCTTGGGGAGAACGGAGCCGGAAAGTCTACGCTGATAAAGGTTTTGGGCGGCATTTATATAGCGGAAGAGGGAGAGATTTTCATTGATGGCCAGAAGGTGATTATTGACGGGGTAAACACCTCCCATGAAAACGGTATCTCCATCATTCATCAGGAGCTGGTACTGGTACCTCATATGACCGTAGCGGAAAATATCTTTCTGGGACGGGAGCCGGGGAAGGGCGGCTGGATCAACCATGAAGCCATGGAAAAGGACGCCCAGGAATTACTTGATGACTATCATATGAACATTCATGCAGATGCACTCGTTAAGAATTTGACGATCGCCCAGCAGCAGATGGTGGAGATCGTAAAAGCGATCTCCTATCATTCAAAGATCCTGGTTATGGATGAACCGACCTCTTCTATTTCGGATAAAGAAGTGGAGTTCCTTTTTAAGACCATGCGGGCGCTGACAAAGAAAGGCGTAGGCATCATTTACATTTCCCACAAAATGGATGAACTGGAGCAGATCTGTGACAGGGTGACCGTATTGCGGGATGGTGCTTTTGTAGGAACGGAAGTTGTTAAGGATACGACGAGAGATAAGCTGATCGCCATGATGGTCGGCCGGGAGCTGACCAAGTACTATACCCGTGATTATCTGGAACCAGGCGAAGTAGTATTAAAATGTGAAAATATTGCAGACGGAAACATGGTAAAGGGAGCCAGCTTTGAGCTGCGCAAAGGAGAAATCATAGGATTTGCAGGACTTGTGGGGGCAGGGCGCAGTGAAGCCATAAAATGCATCTTCGGCCTTACCGCGGGTTCTACCGGAACGATATACGTGGAAGGCAGGGAAGTGAAAATCAAATCTCCCGTTGATGCCATGAAATACGGAATCGCTCTGGTGCCGGAGGACAGGAAGCAGGAGGGAATTTACAAGGTGCAGACCGTCCGCTTTAACTCTACCATTGAAGTGCTTAAATCCTTTATAAAAGGAATCTGGGTGGATTCAAAAAAGGAAGAAAAGATCACTCAGGAATATATCGATTTGATGGACACCAGAACTCCGTCTCAGGAGCAGTTAATGGGAAACTTGTCCGGCGGAAACCAACAGAAGGTCATGATCGGCAGATGGCTTGCCACTTCTCCTAAAATCCTGATTCTTGACGAACCTACCAGAGGCGTGGACGTTGGGGCAAAATCAGAAATCTACGGGATCATGAACGAGCTGGTAAAAGACGGCATGTCGATCATCATGATTTCCTCCGAGCTGCCGGAGATCTTAAACATGAGCGACCGGGTTTATGTCATGTGCGACGGCAGGATCACAGGCTGTTTCAGCCATGAGGAGAGCGTCACTCAGGAAGAGATCATGAAGCTGGCAGCAAAGTAG
- a CDS encoding class II fructose-bisphosphate aldolase — translation MLITMKAILELAEVKNIAIGAFNITSLEGIQAVLEASEELNQPVILQFAPVHEAIIPMKVIGPIMLMMAERASVPVAVHLDHGDDLSILKKALDMGFTSVMYDGSALSFEENAANTRIAVEMAGTYGASVEAEIGAMGRQEFSSIGEGEEGEATEGCYTDPEQAERFVKTTGTDALACSFGTVHGLYITEPKLDFDRISQIKNRIGLPIVMHGGSGVSDQDFRKCINNGVRKINYYTYLAKAGGMHVKEKAMESEGYVYYHDVTLWGIEAMKKDVLHTIKVFSNLK, via the coding sequence ATGCTGATCACAATGAAGGCAATTTTAGAGCTGGCGGAAGTAAAAAACATAGCAATTGGGGCATTTAACATTACTTCCCTGGAAGGGATCCAGGCGGTGCTTGAAGCCTCGGAAGAATTAAACCAGCCGGTAATCCTGCAATTTGCCCCGGTACATGAGGCCATCATCCCCATGAAGGTCATAGGTCCTATTATGCTCATGATGGCAGAAAGAGCTTCCGTACCGGTAGCAGTGCATCTGGATCACGGCGATGATTTAAGCATACTGAAGAAGGCCCTGGATATGGGATTTACTTCAGTCATGTATGACGGCTCTGCCCTGTCCTTTGAGGAGAATGCAGCCAACACACGGATCGCAGTCGAGATGGCAGGGACATACGGGGCATCTGTGGAAGCGGAAATCGGCGCCATGGGAAGACAGGAATTCTCCAGTATAGGGGAGGGAGAAGAGGGAGAAGCAACGGAAGGCTGCTACACGGACCCGGAGCAGGCGGAGAGATTTGTAAAAACCACGGGAACCGATGCCCTGGCATGCTCCTTTGGAACGGTTCACGGACTTTACATTACGGAACCAAAGCTGGATTTTGACCGGATCAGTCAGATAAAAAACAGGATCGGACTTCCCATTGTCATGCATGGAGGCTCCGGTGTCAGTGACCAGGACTTCCGTAAGTGCATCAATAACGGCGTCCGCAAGATCAATTATTATACATACTTAGCGAAGGCAGGCGGAATGCATGTAAAAGAAAAGGCCATGGAGTCGGAAGGATATGTATATTATCATGATGTGACCTTATGGGGAATTGAAGCCATGAAGAAGGATGTGCTTCATACCATAAAAGTATTTTCCAATTTGAAATAA
- a CDS encoding ABC transporter permease, which translates to MTTRLQKNIKQYLKDNIGIIGALLILCIFLSVFPKTSGAFLTHKNMFNVLRQISSNLFLACGMTMVIILGGIDLSVGSIIALSGCVAAGCVARYNLPIFAAVIIGILIGMAVGMMNGVVISKTTIPPFIVTLATMNVAKGLAYVYTGGSPVRVVTKEWQFLGAGYIGGVPTPVILLVFVLIITAVIMNKTKLGRHIYAVGGNAQAAKFSGISTARVKLLVHTYSGIMAGLAGVVLASRMYSGQPTAGDGAEMDAIAAVVVGGTSMAGGSGKIGGTIIGGLIIGVLNNGLNLMNVNSFWQYVVKGIVILLAVFIDYLRNKKKD; encoded by the coding sequence ATGACAACAAGACTTCAAAAAAATATAAAACAATACTTAAAAGACAATATCGGTATCATCGGGGCATTGCTGATCCTGTGTATTTTCTTATCCGTATTTCCAAAGACCAGCGGAGCCTTCCTGACACATAAGAATATGTTCAATGTGCTGAGACAGATTTCATCGAACTTATTCCTGGCATGCGGCATGACCATGGTCATCATTTTGGGAGGCATCGACCTTTCCGTCGGTTCTATCATCGCTTTGTCCGGCTGTGTGGCTGCCGGCTGTGTGGCCCGCTATAACCTTCCCATATTTGCTGCTGTCATCATTGGCATCCTCATCGGCATGGCAGTGGGCATGATGAATGGTGTGGTCATATCCAAAACCACGATTCCGCCGTTTATCGTGACTCTTGCTACCATGAACGTGGCAAAGGGTCTGGCATATGTCTATACCGGCGGTTCACCGGTGCGGGTGGTTACAAAGGAATGGCAGTTCCTCGGTGCCGGTTACATCGGAGGAGTTCCAACTCCAGTCATACTTCTGGTATTTGTCCTGATCATAACTGCGGTTATTATGAACAAGACAAAGCTGGGGCGCCATATCTACGCAGTGGGCGGCAACGCCCAGGCGGCGAAATTTTCCGGCATCAGCACAGCCAGGGTAAAGCTTCTGGTTCATACATATTCCGGTATTATGGCAGGTCTTGCCGGCGTGGTATTGGCCTCCCGCATGTACTCCGGGCAGCCGACTGCAGGTGACGGAGCGGAAATGGATGCCATTGCAGCAGTAGTGGTAGGAGGTACTTCCATGGCAGGCGGTTCCGGAAAGATCGGCGGAACCATTATCGGCGGCCTTATTATCGGTGTTCTGAACAACGGGCTGAATCTGATGAATGTCAATTCCTTCTGGCAATATGTAGTAAAAGGAATCGTCATACTCCTGGCTGTATTCATCGACTATTTAAGAAATAAAAAGAAGGATTGA
- a CDS encoding D-lyxose/D-mannose family sugar isomerase gives MKRSEINKALRDMEEMAKACGFALPPFCHFTPEEWKKTGHDYDEIRDNMLGWDITDFGMGDFDKVGFSLITLRNGNVNMEKYTKPYAEKLLYIKEGQSAAMHFHWTKMEDIINRGGGNVLIRVYESTSDGEFADTDVTVHSDGREYKVAAGTQVKLCPGESITIYPGLYHDFELEPGTGPVLLGEVSMCNDDNGDNRFYLPAGRFPEIEEDEPPYRLLCNEYPAAE, from the coding sequence ATGAAACGTTCAGAAATTAACAAAGCATTAAGGGATATGGAAGAGATGGCTAAGGCATGCGGTTTTGCCCTTCCCCCATTTTGCCATTTTACGCCGGAAGAGTGGAAGAAAACAGGCCATGACTATGATGAGATCCGTGACAACATGCTGGGCTGGGATATTACGGATTTTGGAATGGGCGACTTTGATAAGGTGGGATTTTCTCTGATCACACTGCGAAACGGAAATGTGAACATGGAGAAATATACAAAGCCATATGCGGAAAAGCTGCTTTATATTAAGGAAGGGCAATCCGCAGCCATGCATTTTCACTGGACGAAAATGGAGGACATTATCAACCGGGGCGGAGGAAATGTGCTCATCCGTGTCTATGAGTCCACATCAGATGGGGAATTTGCGGATACGGATGTGACCGTTCACAGTGACGGGCGGGAATACAAGGTGGCTGCAGGGACCCAGGTAAAGCTGTGTCCGGGAGAAAGCATTACCATCTATCCGGGACTGTACCATGATTTTGAACTGGAGCCGGGAACCGGTCCTGTACTTTTGGGAGAGGTTTCCATGTGCAACGACGACAACGGGGATAACCGGTTTTACCTGCCTGCCGGGCGTTTCCCGGAAATTGAAGAGGATGAGCCTCCCTACCGTCTTCTTTGTAACGAATATCCGGCAGCGGAATAA
- a CDS encoding sugar ABC transporter substrate-binding protein, translating into MRTGRFILIIAILAILALLPGCRRNEIDPRQHEALLFGATYMTRNNPYFDVLNQGIEEVVVANGDILLTRDPLQDQEKQNEQILELIHEGICMLFLNPVDWEAVTPALDACKEAGVAVINVDTAVKDRDSVISIIETDNYQAGQICALDMMKRKKSANIIILDNPIQMSITYRSQGFTDAIAGNDNYRVVYRHAAAGEIEVSSKVMEEILRKNIDFDVILGGNDPTALGALAALQQAKREEGILIYGIDGSPDFKSILDMGYVTGTSAQSPKSIGRVAAETAYRYLAGEPVEKYISLPTTLITKDNLDNYEIDGWQ; encoded by the coding sequence ATGAGGACAGGACGATTCATTCTGATCATAGCAATATTGGCAATATTGGCCCTTTTGCCCGGATGCAGAAGAAATGAGATAGATCCCAGACAACACGAGGCCCTCCTTTTTGGGGCGACCTATATGACAAGGAACAACCCTTATTTTGACGTCTTGAACCAGGGAATCGAAGAAGTGGTTGTAGCCAACGGAGATATTCTTCTCACCAGGGACCCCCTACAGGACCAGGAAAAACAGAATGAGCAGATTTTGGAATTGATTCATGAGGGAATCTGTATGCTGTTTTTAAATCCTGTGGACTGGGAGGCTGTTACCCCTGCTCTTGACGCTTGCAAAGAAGCAGGAGTTGCCGTCATCAATGTGGATACCGCGGTAAAGGACCGGGATTCTGTCATATCCATCATAGAAACGGATAATTATCAGGCAGGGCAGATTTGCGCCCTGGATATGATGAAGAGGAAGAAATCCGCCAATATAATAATCCTGGACAACCCCATACAAATGTCCATCACCTACCGTTCCCAGGGATTTACCGATGCAATTGCAGGCAATGACAATTACCGGGTGGTATACCGTCATGCAGCTGCCGGGGAAATTGAGGTGTCTTCCAAAGTGATGGAGGAAATTTTGCGTAAAAACATTGATTTTGATGTCATCCTGGGCGGCAACGATCCAACGGCCCTGGGAGCTCTCGCGGCTTTGCAGCAGGCAAAGCGGGAGGAAGGAATCCTGATCTACGGGATCGACGGTTCCCCTGATTTTAAATCGATCCTGGATATGGGCTATGTAACCGGAACCAGCGCCCAAAGCCCTAAGTCCATCGGCAGGGTAGCGGCGGAAACTGCTTACCGGTATCTGGCAGGAGAACCGGTGGAAAAATACATAAGCCTGCCCACCACATTAATTACAAAGGACAATCTTGATAATTACGAAATTGACGGTTGGCAGTAG
- a CDS encoding sensor histidine kinase, whose amino-acid sequence MEAEKINSRIGLLQVGILALNMISVMGISIFIYRTIEKIRRAYAAREFLNGIQAIVWYPYAKIWLCAFLLGLLTLSMVIRDRLFPNNSKVILTSLVTEFIICFMIIILLNFNYNGILLLVFSNVIMYVKNGKSRYILAAVAIGSFILADYELLSISYRLYSIQDYISYYSASVQQYLLSAYNILISLNVIVFVVYCVNIINEQQGNLDEIHGLNEKLQEVNEQLQKYSLMAEKMAETRERNRLAREIHDTLGHTLTGIAAGIDACLAIIGTSPEQTKKQLELISKVTRDGIKDIRRSVSELRPDALERFSLEYAINKMVTDINAVSETRIYFDCRVQNLKFDEDEENAIYRVVQEGITNAMRHGHAREIWITMKRENQDILIQIKDNGIGCKEMKNGFGTKHMKERIRMLSGVVTFDGSDGFIVNARIPIRRGETYD is encoded by the coding sequence ATGGAAGCAGAAAAAATTAACAGCCGGATCGGCCTCCTTCAGGTGGGGATTCTGGCCTTAAACATGATATCGGTCATGGGGATCAGCATATTTATTTACCGGACTATTGAAAAAATCCGCAGGGCGTACGCCGCAAGGGAATTCTTAAACGGGATCCAGGCGATCGTATGGTATCCTTATGCAAAAATCTGGCTCTGTGCCTTTCTTTTAGGACTGCTGACCTTAAGCATGGTGATTCGCGACCGTTTGTTTCCCAATAACAGCAAGGTCATCCTTACCAGCCTGGTTACAGAATTCATCATTTGCTTTATGATCATCATTCTTTTAAATTTTAACTATAACGGAATCCTGCTTCTGGTGTTTTCCAATGTCATCATGTATGTGAAGAACGGGAAATCCAGATATATCCTGGCTGCCGTTGCCATCGGAAGCTTTATATTGGCTGACTATGAGCTTTTATCCATTTCCTACCGTCTGTATTCCATACAGGATTACATCTCTTATTACAGCGCATCGGTGCAGCAGTACCTTTTAAGTGCATACAACATTTTAATATCCTTAAATGTCATTGTGTTTGTTGTATACTGTGTTAATATCATCAACGAACAGCAGGGAAACTTAGATGAGATTCACGGACTCAATGAAAAACTTCAGGAGGTCAATGAGCAGCTTCAAAAGTATTCCCTTATGGCTGAAAAAATGGCTGAAACAAGGGAGAGGAACCGTCTGGCCAGGGAAATACATGATACTCTGGGCCATACTCTGACCGGGATCGCAGCAGGGATCGATGCCTGTCTTGCCATCATCGGGACTTCCCCGGAGCAAACAAAGAAGCAGCTGGAGCTGATCTCCAAGGTCACCAGAGACGGGATAAAGGATATCCGCCGTTCGGTGAGCGAATTAAGGCCGGATGCCTTGGAGCGTTTCAGCCTGGAATATGCGATTAACAAAATGGTTACGGATATTAATGCAGTCTCAGAAACCAGGATCTATTTTGATTGCAGGGTCCAGAACCTAAAGTTTGATGAAGATGAGGAAAATGCCATCTACCGTGTGGTTCAGGAAGGGATCACCAATGCCATGCGCCACGGACATGCCAGGGAGATCTGGATCACCATGAAAAGAGAAAATCAGGACATCCTGATTCAGATTAAGGACAATGGGATCGGCTGTAAGGAAATGAAAAACGGTTTCGGAACAAAGCACATGAAAGAGCGGATCCGAATGTTAAGCGGAGTTGTGACGTTTGACGGAAGCGATGGGTTCATCGTCAATGCAAGAATACCGATTCGGAGGGGAGAGACTTATGATTAA
- a CDS encoding sugar ABC transporter substrate-binding protein, which yields MKKSTKKLTAMLICAALAGISLAGCSNGEPETKAPETTAAATTAAETKAAAETKAAVKSESGVNMADANVKKKDSSKHYKFGYTCMDGTNPFFVTIEKTMREMVEAQGDELISVDPANDVTLQITQVEDLISQSIDAMFMNPAEAEGILPALDQLKTANVPIVGFDTEVADLSYLISYTGSDNYNAGFVCGEDLVKKCPEGGDIIVLDSPTMNSVTDRTNGFLEAIKGHNFNIVAQQDAKGNLQVAMGIAEDLLQAHGDVVAIFGGNDPTALGALAAANAAGIKDCKIYGVDGSPDIKAEMASGDSLIEGSGAQSPVKIAQSAVNIMYSYLNGDKVDDRYPVETFLITSDNVKDFGTDGWQ from the coding sequence ATGAAAAAAAGCACAAAAAAATTAACGGCAATGTTGATTTGTGCAGCTCTTGCAGGAATCTCTCTGGCAGGGTGCAGCAATGGGGAGCCAGAGACGAAAGCGCCTGAGACTACGGCAGCTGCCACTACGGCAGCAGAGACAAAAGCAGCTGCAGAGACAAAGGCAGCGGTAAAATCCGAATCCGGCGTCAATATGGCTGATGCCAATGTGAAGAAAAAGGATTCTAGCAAACACTACAAATTCGGATATACCTGTATGGATGGTACAAACCCCTTTTTCGTTACCATTGAGAAGACCATGCGGGAAATGGTTGAGGCCCAGGGCGATGAGCTTATTTCTGTGGACCCTGCTAATGATGTAACCCTTCAGATCACTCAGGTGGAGGATTTGATTTCCCAGAGTATTGATGCCATGTTCATGAACCCGGCGGAAGCGGAAGGCATACTGCCGGCCCTGGATCAGTTAAAGACGGCAAATGTTCCCATCGTAGGTTTTGATACGGAAGTGGCTGATTTGTCTTATCTGATTTCCTACACAGGATCCGATAACTATAATGCCGGTTTCGTATGCGGCGAAGACCTGGTTAAGAAATGTCCGGAGGGCGGAGATATCATTGTTCTTGATTCCCCTACCATGAATTCTGTAACCGACAGAACCAACGGTTTCCTGGAAGCAATTAAAGGACATAACTTTAACATCGTAGCCCAGCAGGATGCAAAGGGCAACTTACAGGTTGCCATGGGCATAGCAGAAGACCTTCTCCAGGCACACGGCGATGTAGTTGCCATCTTCGGCGGCAACGATCCGACAGCACTTGGAGCTCTGGCAGCAGCGAATGCAGCAGGAATCAAGGACTGCAAGATCTACGGCGTAGACGGTTCTCCTGATATCAAGGCAGAGATGGCTTCCGGCGATTCCCTTATTGAAGGAAGCGGCGCACAGTCTCCGGTTAAGATCGCACAATCTGCAGTCAATATTATGTATTCCTATTTAAATGGTGATAAAGTAGATGACCGTTATCCGGTAGAAACCTTCCTGATCACATCTGATAATGTAAAGGATTTCGGAACAGACGGCTGGCAGTAA
- a CDS encoding ABC transporter substrate-binding protein encodes MSAFIGVLTAAALIYRDQHRETVLEFGMFTGSNWDVASANSFKIIDKAVKRFEESHPNVKIHYYSGIAKEDYSEWCARKLLEGEMPDVFMVLDSDFDKFTSLGVMKDLDELMTGDNTFHKEDFFTTALNTGQRNGRQYALPYEIVPTLMFVNKSLLAKEKIQMPREDWTWEDMYEICRKVTKDTDKDGLLDQFGTYNYSWRDAFYTSGGKLYDENQDQISFTDSRVLDAIKYIKRLNDLNQGQSVTQEDFNEGRVAFMPLTFAEYRTYKTYPYRIKKYTRFQWDCITFPAGREGKNISKVDALLMGINSKTKHERLAWEFLKQLTCSPEMQMDVYLYSQGVPALKSVASSKEGANIIQEDMDEGEQVISSTLLYNVIEDGIIESKLLQYQQIMNLADGEVSKILQENKNVDSSMKIFQRTVSKYLQQQK; translated from the coding sequence ATGAGTGCCTTCATAGGGGTGCTGACTGCAGCGGCCTTGATTTACCGCGATCAGCATAGGGAAACAGTTCTGGAATTCGGCATGTTTACAGGGAGCAACTGGGATGTGGCCAGTGCCAACAGCTTTAAGATCATAGACAAAGCGGTGAAACGCTTTGAGGAATCTCACCCCAATGTGAAGATCCATTATTACAGCGGAATCGCGAAAGAGGATTATTCGGAATGGTGCGCCCGCAAGCTTTTGGAAGGGGAGATGCCGGATGTGTTCATGGTTCTGGATTCGGACTTTGACAAGTTCACTTCGCTGGGAGTTATGAAGGATTTAGACGAGCTGATGACAGGAGATAATACCTTTCATAAAGAGGATTTTTTTACCACGGCCTTGAATACGGGGCAACGCAATGGACGTCAGTATGCTCTTCCCTATGAAATAGTACCAACTCTCATGTTTGTAAATAAATCTCTGCTGGCAAAGGAGAAGATCCAGATGCCGAGGGAGGACTGGACCTGGGAGGATATGTACGAAATATGCAGGAAGGTGACAAAAGATACGGATAAGGACGGACTTTTGGATCAGTTCGGCACTTATAATTACAGCTGGCGGGATGCGTTTTACACCAGCGGAGGAAAACTGTATGACGAAAACCAGGATCAGATTTCCTTTACCGACAGCCGGGTCCTGGACGCAATCAAATATATCAAACGGCTGAATGACCTAAACCAGGGACAGAGCGTTACCCAGGAAGATTTTAATGAAGGAAGGGTTGCGTTCATGCCACTGACCTTTGCGGAATACCGTACCTATAAGACCTATCCTTACCGGATCAAAAAGTACACCAGGTTTCAGTGGGACTGTATCACGTTCCCGGCGGGAAGGGAAGGAAAAAACATATCGAAGGTAGATGCACTATTGATGGGGATCAACAGCAAGACAAAGCATGAAAGACTGGCATGGGAATTTTTGAAACAGCTGACCTGTAGTCCGGAAATGCAGATGGATGTATACTTATATTCCCAGGGAGTTCCAGCCTTAAAGAGTGTAGCTTCCTCTAAAGAAGGGGCAAATATCATACAGGAGGACATGGATGAGGGAGAACAGGTAATCAGCAGTACCCTGCTGTATAATGTCATTGAGGATGGTATCATTGAGTCTAAGCTATTGCAGTACCAGCAGATCATGAATCTGGCCGATGGGGAGGTATCCAAGATTCTGCAGGAAAATAAAAATGTTGACAGCAGTATGAAAATTTTTCAGAGGACGGTCAGTAAATATTTGCAGCAGCAGAAATAA
- a CDS encoding DUF3788 family protein — protein MPKQLLRDVNIFPTFEVIHEALGEASVSYEQFLYRLSVSFPEMSLDWRYYKDGKAWLCKGSKRKKTIFWLSVWEGFFKLSFFFTEKTCSGVMDLEIAEELKMQLQNAAMVGKLIPLICDMSEEYQLEDLFTVMKYKAALK, from the coding sequence ATGCCAAAGCAATTATTAAGAGATGTAAATATTTTCCCTACTTTTGAAGTTATCCATGAAGCATTGGGGGAAGCCTCCGTATCATATGAACAGTTTCTGTACAGGCTGTCAGTGTCTTTTCCCGAAATGTCACTTGACTGGCGGTATTACAAGGATGGAAAGGCATGGCTTTGCAAAGGCAGCAAACGGAAAAAGACTATATTTTGGCTTTCTGTTTGGGAAGGCTTTTTCAAGTTATCTTTTTTCTTCACTGAGAAGACATGCTCTGGCGTAATGGATTTGGAGATCGCAGAAGAATTAAAAATGCAGTTGCAAAATGCCGCCATGGTCGGAAAACTCATACCACTTATTTGTGATATGAGCGAAGAGTATCAGTTGGAGGACTTATTTACCGTAATGAAATATAAAGCTGCTTTGAAATAA